In Astatotilapia calliptera chromosome 23, fAstCal1.2, whole genome shotgun sequence, a genomic segment contains:
- the LOC113015631 gene encoding meprin A subunit beta-like: MKLRWIILLFALGLTAAKLTGDTEIDVDEGHDWDIININEAAGLDLLEGDIIQEKTSDRNSIIGDQYRWPTIIPYYLEDSLEMNAKGVILKAFDQYRLKTCIDFSPWKGEENYISVFKGNGCYSSVGNRHVGKQELSIGSNCDRLGTVEHEFLHALGFWHEQSRADRDDYVDIIWNQIQSGKEHNFNTYDDTVSSALGVPYDYGSVMHYSKTSFNIGSEPTIVTKIPHFMDVIGQRMGFSSSDLTKLNRLYNCTTSSTFVDSCNFEEENICGMIQGSGDAKWEQLASVAGGPETDFTNLGQCKGKGYFMHFSTASALPGERAFLESRWLYPKSGAQCLQFFLYNSGADDDVLNIWVREYDKANPNGKMKLFHSISGGVMGSWELHNINLNVTQKARVVFEGVRGMNPSKGGFSLDDINLSSTKCPHHIWHIRGINELLATTPAGKRMSSPRFMSPTGYTFQVGVYLNGQSSNPGYMAIYFHLTSGPNDDNLKWPCPWHQATMTLMDQQSDIRQHMNMNRMITTDPAKMSSDGTEFFWDNPKIVGSKITESDGSYYYRGPGFGTSSFITHDRLRSRYFIKGDDAFFLFSLEDLSDLLKPQPMPDSVVHGDERPIKAADQAAPQGAVNNTTVVIAIAGSVAGLMLVVSMLIVGKAWRTNKMKRQQEGVIIHNITGFVEEQPSKDVSPRFSTP; the protein is encoded by the exons ATGAAGCTCAGGTGGATCATTCTGCTCTTTGCTCTGGGTTTG ACAGCAGCCAAACTAACCGGTGATACAG AAATTGATGTTGACGAAGGCCATGACTGGGACATCATTAACATCAATGAAG CGGCTGGGCTGGACCTGTTGGAAGGAGATATTATTCAGGAAAAA ACATCTGACAGAAACTCCATCATAGGTGATCAATATCGCTGGCCAACAATCATCCCCTACTACTTAGAGGACAGCCTGG AGATGAATGCAAAGGGAGTGATCCTGAAGGCTTTTGATCAGTACAGACTGAAGACCTGCATCGATTTCTCGCCGTGGAAAGGAGAGGAGAACTATATCTCTGTTTTTAAAGGCAATGG ATGCTACTCCTCTGTTGGCAACCGTCATGTGGGGAAGCAGGAGCTTTCCATTGGTAGTAACTGTGATAGGCTGGGAACAGTTGAACATGAGTTCCTGCATGCTCTCGGCTTCTGGCACGAGCAGTCCAGAGCTGACCGTGACGACTACGTCGACATCATTTGGAATCAGATTCAGTCCG GTAAAGAGCACAACTTCAACACATATGATGACACAGTGTCCAGTGCACTGGGGGTTCCCTATGACTATGGTTCTGTGATGCACTACAGCAAGACTTCCTTCAACATCGGCTCAGAGCCGACCATCGTCACAAAGATCCCCCACTTCATGGATGTGATTGGCCAGAGGATGGGGTTCAGTTCTAGTGACCTAACTAAGCTCAACCGCCTCTACAACTGCA CCACGTCTTCCACCTTTGTGGACAGCTGTAATTTTGAGGAGGAGAACATCTGCGGGATGATTCAGGGCTCTGGCGATGCAAAGTGGGAGCAGCTTGCTTCAGTGGCTGGAGGACCTGAGACTGATTTCACCAATTTGGGACAATGCAAAG GGAAAGGTTACTTCATGCACTTCAGCACAGCCTCTGCACTACCTGGCGAGCGTGCTTTTCTGGAGAGTCGCTGGCTTTATCCCAAATCTGGAGCCCAGTGTCTGCAGTTCTTCCTCTATAACTCCGGGGCAGACGATGATGTTCTCAACATCTGGGTGAGAGAGTACGACAAGGCCAACCCCAACGGGAAAATGAAGCTCTTCCACAGCATTTCAG GAGGTGTCATGGGCTCCTGGGAGCTGCATAACATCAACCTGAACGTGACGCAGAAGGCCCGAGTGGTTTTCGAGGGCGTGAGGGGAATGAATCCATCAAAGGGAGGTTTCTCTTTGGATGACATTAACCTGTCATCCACAAAGTGTCCTCATCACATCTGGCACATCCGTGGCATCAACGAGCTGCTGGCCACCACACCAGCTGGAAAGAGAATGAGCAGCCCTCGCTTCATGTCACCAACAGGTTACACCTTCCAG GTAGGTGTTTACCTAAACGGGCAAAGCAGCAATCCAGGGTATATGGCCATCTACTTCCACCTGACCTCAGGCCCCAATGACGACAATCTCAAGTGGCCATGTCCATGGCACCAAGCAACCATGACCTTGATGGATCAGCAGTCCGACATCAGGCAGCACATGAACATGAACCGAATGATCACAACAGACCCTGCGAAGATGTCCTCTGATG gtactgAGTTCTTCTGGGATAATCCCAAGATTGTGGGCTCTAAAATAACTGAGTCTGATGGCAGTTATTACTATCGAGGCCCAGGGTTTGGAACAAGTAGCTTCATCACCCACGACAGACTGAGGAGCAGATACTTCATCAAAGGAGACGAcgccttcttcctcttcagtctgGAAG ATCTATCGGACTTGTTGAAGCCGCAGCCTATGCCCGACTCTGTCGTCCATGGTGATGAGAGACCGATAAAGGCAGCAGATCAAGCAGCTCCACAGGGAGCTGTCAATAACACCACTGTAGTCATAGCTATCGCTGGATCAGTGGCAGGACTCATGCTGGTGGTTTCCATGCTGATTGTGGGGAAAGCCTGGAGGACGAATAAGATGAAGAGACAGCAGGAGGGGGTGATCATTCATAACATAACTGGATTCGTGGAA GAGCAACCAAGTAAAGATGTATCACCTCGTTTCTCTACACCGTGA
- the s100p gene encoding calcium-activated potassium channel subunit beta-2 isoform X2 → MLHQRTFRKTTIHCTPRWVSTSGSSSGLQFERSSERMFLWAGSKATDGRSDRRSIYQKIREYEVLDRRKTVTALRAGEDRAILLGLSMVFFSIMMYFVVGITILRSYSDSVWTDETSCTIVNSTIVWDVNCSYSCGTECWKRSHYPCLQVYVSLNSSGKVVRLFHNEETQDNNPECFYIPKCRKDYAAMQGLVQNISERLRSQHTLQCFVDRTDKTDSAILTQIYSQIAVFHSLFWPTCTLIGGSVIIAMVKLTQYLSVVCDRLSRIKR, encoded by the exons ATGCTACACCAGAGGACCTTCAGAAAGACCACCATCCACTGCACCCCACG TTGGGTCAGCACCTCTGGCAGCAGCAGTGGACTACAATTTGAGCGTTCCTCAGAAAGAATGTTTCTGTGGGCAGGAAGTAAAGCAACAGATGGAAGATCTGATCGCAG ATCCATCTACCAGAAGATTCGTGAATATGAGGTCCTGGACAGGAGGAAGACAGTGACAGCTCTGAGGGCAGGAGAGGACAGAGCCATCCTGCTGGGCCTCAGCATGGTCTTCTTCTCCATCATGATGTACTTTGTTGTGGGAATCACCATCCTGCGCTCTTATTCTGACAG CGTGTGGACCGATGAGACAAGCTGCACTATTGTCAACTCCACTATAGTTTGGGATGTGAACTGTTCATACAGCTGTGGAACGGAGTGCTGGAAAAGGTCTCACTACCCTTGTCTCCAGGTGTACGTCAGCCTTAACTCATCTGGAAAAGTGGTACGACTGTTCCATAACGAGGAGACGCAGGACAACAACCCTGAG TGCTTCTACATCCCAAAGTGCCGTAAGGACTACGCAGCCATGCAGGGCTTGGTTCAGAACATTTCCGAGCGTCTTCGGTCTCAGCACACACTTCAGTGTTTCGTGGACCGCACAGACAAAACAGACAGCGCCATCCTGACACAAATCTACAGTCAGATCGCTGTCTTCCACTCCCTCTTCTGGCCCACCTGCACTTTGATTGGAGGAAGCGTCATCATTGCCATGGTGAAGTTGACTCAGTACCTGTCTGTCGTGTGCGACAGACTGAGCCGCATCAAGAGGTGA
- the s100p gene encoding calcium-activated potassium channel subunit beta-2 isoform X1 yields the protein MVGDNCSDSLTIDFYPTPPSEISWVSTSGSSSGLQFERSSERMFLWAGSKATDGRSDRRSIYQKIREYEVLDRRKTVTALRAGEDRAILLGLSMVFFSIMMYFVVGITILRSYSDSVWTDETSCTIVNSTIVWDVNCSYSCGTECWKRSHYPCLQVYVSLNSSGKVVRLFHNEETQDNNPECFYIPKCRKDYAAMQGLVQNISERLRSQHTLQCFVDRTDKTDSAILTQIYSQIAVFHSLFWPTCTLIGGSVIIAMVKLTQYLSVVCDRLSRIKR from the exons ATGGTAGGGGACAACTGCTCCGACAGTCTGACCATTGACTTTTATCCAACACCGCCGTCAGAAATCAG TTGGGTCAGCACCTCTGGCAGCAGCAGTGGACTACAATTTGAGCGTTCCTCAGAAAGAATGTTTCTGTGGGCAGGAAGTAAAGCAACAGATGGAAGATCTGATCGCAG ATCCATCTACCAGAAGATTCGTGAATATGAGGTCCTGGACAGGAGGAAGACAGTGACAGCTCTGAGGGCAGGAGAGGACAGAGCCATCCTGCTGGGCCTCAGCATGGTCTTCTTCTCCATCATGATGTACTTTGTTGTGGGAATCACCATCCTGCGCTCTTATTCTGACAG CGTGTGGACCGATGAGACAAGCTGCACTATTGTCAACTCCACTATAGTTTGGGATGTGAACTGTTCATACAGCTGTGGAACGGAGTGCTGGAAAAGGTCTCACTACCCTTGTCTCCAGGTGTACGTCAGCCTTAACTCATCTGGAAAAGTGGTACGACTGTTCCATAACGAGGAGACGCAGGACAACAACCCTGAG TGCTTCTACATCCCAAAGTGCCGTAAGGACTACGCAGCCATGCAGGGCTTGGTTCAGAACATTTCCGAGCGTCTTCGGTCTCAGCACACACTTCAGTGTTTCGTGGACCGCACAGACAAAACAGACAGCGCCATCCTGACACAAATCTACAGTCAGATCGCTGTCTTCCACTCCCTCTTCTGGCCCACCTGCACTTTGATTGGAGGAAGCGTCATCATTGCCATGGTGAAGTTGACTCAGTACCTGTCTGTCGTGTGCGACAGACTGAGCCGCATCAAGAGGTGA